The genomic window CATTAGGCGACTTGTTCATCTTCCAGTTTCCGGCGACCATTATTCTACGTTTTTTTTTACCTTCCTTAGTCGCTAGACTCCTTATACCAGGCATCTCTTTTCCCTCAAGCATCTCAAGAGAAGCCCCGCCACCGGTTGATACGTGAGAAACTCTGTCGGCCAAGCCAAACTTGTTGATAGCGGCTGCGCTGTCTCCGCCTCCGATAATCGTTACTGCACCCTTGAGCGAAGCCAGCGTCTTCGCGATCGATTCGGTTCCTTTCGCAAAATCATCGATCTCGAAGACCCCCATTGGACCGTTCCAAACAACGGTTTTGGCGTCAACCAGCTTGCTTCTGAATAGCTCAATAGTTGATGTCCCGATGTCAAGTCCCTTCCAGCCGGATGGGACTCCTTCATCTATGAGAACCGTCTTCGATTCACTACCTGCAGCGATTTCCTTGGACACAACCGTGTCAACAGGGAGGACGAGCTCAACCTTCTTCTCTTCGGCTTTCCTCATTATCTCCTTTGCCAGCTCGATCTTGTCCTCTTCAACCAGGGAGTCACCAGTTTGCTTCCCCAGAGCCTTAAGGAATGTGAACATCATCGCACCGCCGATTAGTATTCTATCGGCCTTCTCCAGAAGATTCGTAATGACTCCGATCTTATCGGAAACCTTTGCTCCTCCTAAAATGACTACGTAGGGGTGCTTGGGACTCTCAACGGCCATGCCAAGCATTTCGATTTCCTTCTGCATAAGGAAACCAGGTACACTGGTCAAGTACTGGGCAGCACCCACATTCGATGCATGACCTCTATGTGCTGTTCCGAAAGCGTCGTTTACGTGAATGTCTGCGATCGCAGAGAGCCTCTTCGAAAACTCCGGATCATTCTTCTCTTCTTCAGGGTAGAACCTAACATTCTCCAGAAGAAGAATATCTCCGTTGTTCATTTTTGAGACAGCTTTCTCCACTTCATCTCCGATGCAATCAGGAACAAAGGCAACGGGCTTGCCGATTAACCTTTCCAGACTTTTGCTAACCTTTTCCATTGAGTACTTAGGGTCTCTCTTGCCCTTGGGCCTCCCCAGATGGGAAACAAGGATTGTCTTTCCACCATTTTCGGCTACGTACTTTATCGTTGGTATTGCAGCCACAATCCTAGTATCGTCACTCACTTCGCCAGTCTCTTTATCTAGAGGAACGTTGAAATCGACCCTTACAAGCACCCTCTTTCCACTCAAATCAACATCTCTTAGTGTTAGAACTCCAGACATCTCTTACCTCCTTTCCTCAATAAAACGGGGCCTCCAGGCCCCGTCAGAAAAAATCGAGAATTACATCTTCATCATTTTCTCAGCAAGATCGACTACCCTGCAAGAATAGCCATATTCATTGTCATACCAAGCGCAAACTTTCAACAGGTTACCCATCACTGCTGTAAGCTTGCTGTCAAATACTGAGGACACCGTTGTTCCGACAATATCCGAGGAAACGAGTTCTTCTTCAGTATATTCGACTATTCCTTTCAGTTCGTTTTCCGCCGCTTTCTTCACGAGCGCATTTACTTCCTGCACTGTTGTATCTTTTTCGAGAACCACGGTTAGATCAGTTATTGAACCGTCAGTTACAGGAACTCTCATAGCTATTCCATCAAGCTTGCCTTTGAGTTCAGGAATGACAAGCCCTACTGCCTTAGCGGCGCCTGTTGAAGTGGGAATCGTATTGGCGGCAGCAGCCCTCGCTCTTCTCAAGTCACTGTGAGGCAAATCAAGAATTCTCTGATCGTTCGTATAAGCATGGACAGTCGTCAAATAACCTTTCTGAATCTTGAAACTATCGTTCAAGATCTTTATTATTGGCGCAATAGAGTTAGTTGTACAGGAGGCATTAGAGACAATCTTCATCTCCGGCCTCAGCATATCGTCATTGACACCAAGTACAATTGTCGCATCCACTTCACCCTTTGCAGGGGCAGTAATCAATACCTTTTTTGCCCCGGCTTCAATATGGGGCATTGTCTTCTCTCTGTTTCTGAAGACGCCTGTAGACTCAATGACCAGTTCAACGCCAAGGTTTTTCCAGGGAAGGTTTGCAGGACTCTTCTCTGCGAAGACTTTAACCTCCTTGCCATTTACAACAATCGCTCCATCCTTAGCCTCCACTGAACCCTTGAATCTCCCGTGAACCGAATCATATTTGAGAAGATGAGCCAGGGTAGCTGCATCGGTTAGGTCATTGATTGCAACTACATCGAAATCCCCGCGTTTTACCATCTCTCTAAAAACAAGTCTTCCAATTCTTCCAAAACCGTTGATTGCTACTTTGTACATCTCTTACACCTCCTAAAGTATATTGTCAGGTAGATTGAGCGATCCTGTAACCTTAGCCGTTTCTTCATCTCTTCTCTTCGCTACCTCTGCTAACGCCTCGTTTATCCCCGCAATTATCAAATCTTGAACAATCTCAAAATCCTCTTCTCTTATCTCAGGCTCGACCTCGATCGACTTAATGCGATAGTCGCAAGTTGCAACAACGTTTATCGCTCCTCCTCCGGCAGAAGCCGTCACCTCCAGAGTCTTGAAGGTTTCTTCCAGGCTCTCCATTTCTTCCTGTGCTTTCTGAGCCCGTTTCAGAAGTTCACTCATGTTTGATCCCTTCCTGGAACCTCCATAGTTCTTACCGCCGAGACCTCTAAATTTCTTTGCCATTGTTAGTCCTCCTCAAGCTCTATCTTTATCTTTCCTTTATTTATGTCGTCCTTCAACCCCAAGTTCGAAATCACAAAGTTAACGTATTCCTCAGAATCTTTATCCAGACCTTCAAAGAGATTGCCTCCAACTGATTCATTGGAGAGAAGGAATCGTTTCCCGATTAAATCTTCTGCAATCCCGTTCAGCGACTCAAGTCTATCTTTCAGAAGATCGTAAGAATAGTCGCTGTCCGCTTCCAGAGTTAATACCCCGCCAGATTCGCTTCTAGTAACCTTCGAAAGACTTAGAAGAGTCCAGAGCAGAACGAAGTTGTTATTTCGAAGATGGTCGATAAGTTTGGACAAACTATTCTCTTCTGTAGTGTCTCTTTTTGGAGCTTTCTCGGTCTTATCACTCGTTTCAAAAACTTCGCTTTTTACGTTTTCAGAGTTACCAATTCTCCCTATTGCCGACTTCTCATAACCACTCTTCAGAAGGACCATTACTTCAAATGTTCCTCTCTTATCCTCGGCAAATTTGAGCTCTTTAGTGATCTCCCATAAAGAAAGCAAGAGCTTGAAACGCTCATCAGTTGATTCAGCGATCAGCTGATCCTTCACAGTATCGATCACCTGTTCAAGGAAGACTTCGTAAGTATATCCTGCAGACTGGATCTCTTCAGAGATTTTCAATATCGAAGCCGGCTCTCCCGAAGAAAATGCAGTAATGAACTCCTTAACAACTTCTTCGGGCAGAATACCAAGAGTAGCTCTAACAGATTCTTCACTAACATCACCCGAATAAGAGACAACTCTCTCCATAAGATTAACCGCGTCTCTCATGCCTCCGTGTGCGGCTTTCGAAATGAACCTCAATGCTTTGTCGTCATATTCCAGACCTTCAGATTTCGCGATTCTTTCCAGATAAGTAGCTATGTCTCTTTCGATGAGTGGTTTGAAATAGAAGATCTGACATCGAGAAAGAATTGTTTCAGGAACCTTCTCAAGATTGGTAGTTGCAAGAATAAAAATCACTTTATCGGGAGGTTCTTCAAGAGTCTTAAGAAGTGCATTGAAAGCTTCCCTGGTCAGCATATGGAATTCATCAATTATGTACACTTTGAATCTGCCCATGACAGGTCTATACGATACTGCATCCCGGATTTTCCTGATCTCGTCAATGCCTCTGTAAGAAGCTGCATCCAGCTCAATGACATCCATGTGTGAAGAAGCATCAATCGCTTTGCATGAATCGCAAATACCGCAAGGCTTCTCAGAATCCTCTGCAAGACAGTTCAGCATTTTGGCGACGATCCTTGCACTAGTTGTCTTCCCGGTACCTCTAGAGCCAGAGAATATGTAAGCATGAAAAACCGAATCCTTCTCTATTGCTCTTCCCAGGATCTCTTTCACTTGATCCTGCCCAACCAGCTCACTAAATTTTCTAGGCCTATATTTCCTATACAAAACCTCAGACATCTTAATCACCCGTTCATCTGAATTATAGCAGATCACCCAAAGTTTGTTTGCTGCAAAGATGACCGAAGTGAAACAGTTAGTGAAATTCATAACTAACTCATCCATCTGCAGCACTTGGGAATGAATTCGACTTTCGCTAGTAGACCCTTCTCTTCACCCACTTACCCTTTAAATAGTAAAAGACCATCACCGCAGCCTCTGCAATATCCGAGAATACATATGAAAGCCAGACCCAAACTATGCCGGCCTTCAACACGAACACTGCAATGACCAATATTGGCACTTGAATAAGCCACCTGGATACTACGCTCCCCACTACAAACGGGAAGTTGTACCCGGACCCTCCGAAGACCGATGAGAGACCAAAACCGTATGCCAAGACAGAAATGCCGAGTGAGCCGTATTTCAGGAAACTGGCACCGTAAGCAATTATCTCCGGATCCTTATTGAACACAGCGATAACATGCTCGCCTGCAAAGAAGGCTATTAGTGCAAAGAAAAACATGAAAAAGAACCCGATTAAGGCAGCGGTTCTGGCTGTGGCTCTTGCACGGTCGGCGTTGTCAGCTCCCAGGTTTTGACCGACCATCGCAGAGCCGCCCATGCTAAGCCCTACAAGAGGCATAAACGCTAGTCCAAAAAGCCTCCCCGTTACTCCTACCGCCGCAACCGCAGCGGTCCCGTAGAAGGCAACGAATTTCAGAACTACTACAGCTGACAAGTTCCTGAAGAACCCCTCCAGCCCAGTTGGAAGCCCTATAGTCAAGAGCTTCTTGTCTATAGCTCTATCAAGCCTGAAAAGTCCGGACAGTCTTGGTTTTACGCCTTCCTTTCCTGAGAAAAGAATGTAGAATCCCAGTAGAAATGCTGCCGATTGAGCGATTACCGTAGCGACGGCCGCACCAAAAACGCCCAGGCCAAATCCGGGAATCGATGTCCCCGGAATCTTTTCGAACATCATTATTGGGTCGAGAGAAATATTGAGAACACTCGTGAACATCATTATGTACATTGGACTCTTTGCGTCCCCTATGCATCTGAGAGCCGTGTTGACGGAGTAAGACGAAAACATCATTGGCAGGAAGAAAAGTCTGATATAGCCGTAATCAAGAGCTGATCTCATTACTTTCATATCGTCAGTAAAGAATCCTAGCGATGGTTTTAGGAAGGAGGCAACTAGAACAGCGGAAATCAGAGCAACAATGAACTTGAAAGTAATTGTCTGTTCTATCGCCTTACTTGTTCCTTCGAAGTCCTTTTTTCCGAAGCCCTGAGAGATCAAGGAGATTGAGCTCTGCCCGATTATCGAATTCAGAATATCCACAATCCAAAAAAGAGTGGTGAAAATCGTAACTCCTGCAATTGCTTCGCCTGAGATGCGCCCAATCCAGAAGATGTCTACAATGTCGTAAACCATCTGTGCGCTGAACCCTATCATTGTGGGCACAGACATTATAAGAAGATTCTTCAGAATGCTCCCTTGAGTAAGATCCCTTGCCATTTTTGCCCCCTAGCTTACCTTGTGAAGAAATGTGAAA from Mesotoga sp. Brook.08.105.5.1 includes these protein-coding regions:
- a CDS encoding YbaB/EbfC family nucleoid-associated protein — translated: MAKKFRGLGGKNYGGSRKGSNMSELLKRAQKAQEEMESLEETFKTLEVTASAGGGAINVVATCDYRIKSIEVEPEIREEDFEIVQDLIIAGINEALAEVAKRRDEETAKVTGSLNLPDNIL
- the gap gene encoding type I glyceraldehyde-3-phosphate dehydrogenase, which encodes MYKVAINGFGRIGRLVFREMVKRGDFDVVAINDLTDAATLAHLLKYDSVHGRFKGSVEAKDGAIVVNGKEVKVFAEKSPANLPWKNLGVELVIESTGVFRNREKTMPHIEAGAKKVLITAPAKGEVDATIVLGVNDDMLRPEMKIVSNASCTTNSIAPIIKILNDSFKIQKGYLTTVHAYTNDQRILDLPHSDLRRARAAAANTIPTSTGAAKAVGLVIPELKGKLDGIAMRVPVTDGSITDLTVVLEKDTTVQEVNALVKKAAENELKGIVEYTEEELVSSDIVGTTVSSVFDSKLTAVMGNLLKVCAWYDNEYGYSCRVVDLAEKMMKM
- a CDS encoding MATE family efflux transporter codes for the protein MARDLTQGSILKNLLIMSVPTMIGFSAQMVYDIVDIFWIGRISGEAIAGVTIFTTLFWIVDILNSIIGQSSISLISQGFGKKDFEGTSKAIEQTITFKFIVALISAVLVASFLKPSLGFFTDDMKVMRSALDYGYIRLFFLPMMFSSYSVNTALRCIGDAKSPMYIMMFTSVLNISLDPIMMFEKIPGTSIPGFGLGVFGAAVATVIAQSAAFLLGFYILFSGKEGVKPRLSGLFRLDRAIDKKLLTIGLPTGLEGFFRNLSAVVVLKFVAFYGTAAVAAVGVTGRLFGLAFMPLVGLSMGGSAMVGQNLGADNADRARATARTAALIGFFFMFFFALIAFFAGEHVIAVFNKDPEIIAYGASFLKYGSLGISVLAYGFGLSSVFGGSGYNFPFVVGSVVSRWLIQVPILVIAVFVLKAGIVWVWLSYVFSDIAEAAVMVFYYLKGKWVKRRVY
- the dnaX gene encoding DNA polymerase III subunit gamma/tau — its product is MSEVLYRKYRPRKFSELVGQDQVKEILGRAIEKDSVFHAYIFSGSRGTGKTTSARIVAKMLNCLAEDSEKPCGICDSCKAIDASSHMDVIELDAASYRGIDEIRKIRDAVSYRPVMGRFKVYIIDEFHMLTREAFNALLKTLEEPPDKVIFILATTNLEKVPETILSRCQIFYFKPLIERDIATYLERIAKSEGLEYDDKALRFISKAAHGGMRDAVNLMERVVSYSGDVSEESVRATLGILPEEVVKEFITAFSSGEPASILKISEEIQSAGYTYEVFLEQVIDTVKDQLIAESTDERFKLLLSLWEITKELKFAEDKRGTFEVMVLLKSGYEKSAIGRIGNSENVKSEVFETSDKTEKAPKRDTTEENSLSKLIDHLRNNNFVLLWTLLSLSKVTRSESGGVLTLEADSDYSYDLLKDRLESLNGIAEDLIGKRFLLSNESVGGNLFEGLDKDSEEYVNFVISNLGLKDDINKGKIKIELEED
- the tpiA gene encoding triose-phosphate isomerase; this encodes MSGVLTLRDVDLSGKRVLVRVDFNVPLDKETGEVSDDTRIVAAIPTIKYVAENGGKTILVSHLGRPKGKRDPKYSMEKVSKSLERLIGKPVAFVPDCIGDEVEKAVSKMNNGDILLLENVRFYPEEEKNDPEFSKRLSAIADIHVNDAFGTAHRGHASNVGAAQYLTSVPGFLMQKEIEMLGMAVESPKHPYVVILGGAKVSDKIGVITNLLEKADRILIGGAMMFTFLKALGKQTGDSLVEEDKIELAKEIMRKAEEKKVELVLPVDTVVSKEIAAGSESKTVLIDEGVPSGWKGLDIGTSTIELFRSKLVDAKTVVWNGPMGVFEIDDFAKGTESIAKTLASLKGAVTIIGGGDSAAAINKFGLADRVSHVSTGGGASLEMLEGKEMPGIRSLATKEGKKKRRIMVAGNWKMNKSPNEARMFAGFLASSIGNEKAVDVVVFPTSLSVAGVADILKDTSIKVGVQNVYPADSGAFTGEISVPMLSDLAVEYVLVGHSERRHIFGETSEMTNEKIKAVLREGLVPIFCVGETLQERESGRTEQVLEEQIRKGLAGLDKSEVEQVIIAYEPVWAIGTGVVATPEQAEATMKYIRSLLSSLYECSVAERTRILYGGSIKPDNFDSLIAMENIDGGLVGGASLQESFVQLVAIAKIYA